Part of the Sphaerochaeta associata genome is shown below.
GACTATGCACTTTTTCCCCATATGAGTGTGGAGCAGAATATCGCCTATCCGCTTAAGATTAGAAAAGTAGGCAGGGTAAAGCGCAAGGAGAAAATCACACGCTTGCTCTCCATGGTGGCACTGGAAGGCTATCAGAAACGCAAGAGCCAGGAGCTCAGCGGAGGCGAACGCCAACGGGTGGCTTTGGCAAGAGCTCTTGCATCCGAGCCTAAACTCTTACTCTTGGATGAACCCCTTTCGGCCTTGGATGCAAAGCTGAGAAAGCATTTGCGCGAAGAAATTCGCCGAATCCATGACGAGACTGGGATTACCACCCTGTATGTCACCCATGACCAGGAAGAAGCACTTTCCATTGCAGACCGTATTATCGTCATGCATGAGGGAAGAGTCATGCAGGAAGGAACGGGTGAGCAGATTTACAACGAACCGGCCAACATATTCGTAGCGACGTTCATGGGTGAAGGGAATACACTCCCCTACAGCATCATACCAAAGACGCTGGTGAACACCGGTGGAGTCACCCCCTTTGTCTTCAAACCAAAAGAGGGCAAACACACCATTTTCTTCCGTCCTGAGGAAGTATTGGTGCAAGACAACAAGAATCTGCCTCTTGCGGAGTACTTGGTGCATCTTCAGTTCAAGCAGGCAGAAGTGGTGAGCTGCGAGTTCCAAGGTGATCATTACCGACTTGTCTGCAACTGGGAAGGATATGCAATCATCAGCCACTGTTCACACAGGCCCCAGGCGAAAACTGTCACTTTGGGTGTAAGAATCAAGCATATTCGTGAGTATATTGACGGTGAATCAGTGAAAAAGACACTGCTTCCCTCGGTGGGGGAATAGCAACAACGCTGTTTTTTTGTATACTGGGTATATGAGAAGACGCTATGTTCTCCTGTTACTCCTCATTTCTGCTGTCTTCCCCTTGTCTGCTCGGACTACAGGGTACTATCACTCGGCAACCGCCACAGCTTCCGGTTACCTAGGATTCTCCCATTTCGAGGATGAAATTCCAGCCCGTACTTCATTCTCCGGCAGTGCAGCCCTTGGTGTATTTGGATATCAGAGCCAACGCTGGGGCGGTTCGCTGGAACTGTACTTCCAAGATGTCAGTCGTTCACTCCCCTACGGTCTGTACCGAAGCAGAGGGTTTACGTCCATCGGCATCGCTGCACGATCGTCCTACACAATGAACAACAAATTCTCCCTCTACGGCCAAGCGGGCACAGAGGTAAACTTCTACCATCAGATTGAAGAGGCCTTCGCCTCCTTCTCCCTGCAGCTGGGTGGACAACTATTATTGATGGAAAATCCCTCCTACCAACTATTCATGACGCTTCCACTGTCGCTGCATCTGAGAAAGGAAATTACAGCGTTGCAAGTAGGAATAGGACTGCGTTACCAACTCTTTCCCTACCATGAAGGAGGAACCTAATGAGAAAGCTCATCCTATTCATGCTCAGTTTAATACTCATACTCAGTTCCTGCGAACTATACATGGATGAACCTGAGATGGGGGATGTGTATGTAATTTCCATCGGGATTGATTATAAGAACAATTTGGACTCTAAAAACAATGTATATAAGACTGATGATTTGGATGGAACAATTCCAGATGCAAAAGAAATCTTTCACACTATCATGAAAATTTCAGAACGTGCAAAACAACCATGGAAGGGCTACCTGCTACTTCAAGAAGGTGCTGCCTATGATCCTGTAACCCTAGGCACGTATGAAGGGGAAGGAATAGGAAAAACAAATTATGCATCCAAAGCACACCTGCTCCAAACACTTGCAACCATCCAAAACCAAGCAACCCATAACGATCTGACCATCCTCACCTACAGTGGACATGGAGTCGACAAGACCGGAGAGATGGTCATGGCTCATACTGATGCTGATGGCTATGTACCCTCAATCGAAGCATTGTTGGTAACTCCAAATGAGTTACTTACTGCAATGGGAAAGATTGATGGACGCAAGCTCATCATCCTTGATAGTTGTGTGAGCGGTGTCTTTGTTCCGGAAAGTGAATCCAGCCTCAGCACCGTCCTGGTCAATGGTATAGATGATTGGTATGCAAAGTTTTGGGAAGGGTCTGGCTATAATCTTCCTGATTTGTATGTCCTGACGGCAAGTGCTCTTGCCGACTCGTATGAAGATCCAGACAGCACCGATCACTCACATGGCGTTTTCACTATCACCTTGCTTGAAGCCTTGGGCTGGAATCATCCACATGGTGTGGATATCAGTACAATTGAACCGGGGACTCCACCTGCCCTCCGCGGTTCAGTCATCACCGTTGATTCTCTATATACCTACATCAAAAAAAACCAAGACCTTCCGATTCGCTGGAATATCCTTAAACCATCGCAAGAATATCAACACCCCCTCGTCTCCGGCGGCGCCATGGACATGGTCCTGTTCAGGTTCTGAAGTAAAAGCAATACTCACTGACCTATATGCACATGAAACACCTTCTGATACTTCCCATCATCCTCCTTTTCCTTGGTTGTGAGCTTGTGTACCAACATCCAGAACCAGGGGCATTCACCCATGTAGCCATCGGACTGAACTACAGAGGAACCAACGCCAATGCGCTTGCAGGAACGATCAACGATGCAAGGGAACAGGAAGAGGCATTCACTTCCCTCTTTTCCGATCGGCATCCTTCCTCCTATCTGATGCTGCAGGAAGGCACCTCCGATGGTTCCTATGACGATGTCTCATCACCGTTGCTTCCGACGAAAGAGCGGGTAAGGAAAATAATCAGTTCGCTTGTCGCTGCTCAACAAGCCCAGGATATTCTCTTGATCACCTACAGCGGCCATGGCATGGAGGATGGTTCATGGGTATTGGCACCAGAGACAGCATCGGGCACCATCTTTCTTGATGCAAGCACCGTAGATCCTTTCCTGTTGCTGTCGGTAGACGAGTTGTTCGCCCTGCTTGCCCCTGCAGCAGGGACTACGCTGCTCATCATCGACAGTTGCTATGCAGGAAATTTCGTACAGCAGAGCGGATCATCGGTCTCTCTCATCGATCTGCGACCCATCTTCGCCGATGCCTACGAAACATATTTCAGCAAAGAAAAGTATAAGAACAGGACCTTTGTGATGGCGGCTACGACAGCCGACAACACAAGCAAGGAACCCATCGGGGGCAGCCACATTCACGGCTACTTCACCGAGGCACTGCTCGGTGCTCTTGGATGGGATGAAGAGACACAAAGCCTTGCACCTGACAAGTCATCATTGAGCATGGACAATTTGTATCGTTACATCATGGAGAATCAACGTATAAAACTTACAGGGACCTATCAGGCATTTTATCAGCACCCTACCATCAGCGGAGGACCTTTGGATTTGGTCCTCCGTCAGGAAGTGAACTGACCCTCGCGAATAGCAACAATCTCATCGCGGATGATGGCAGCCCGTTCAAACTCAAGATTCTTGGCAGCTTCGAGCATCTCCTTCTCCAAGGCCTTGATGTACTTCTTGCGGTCATTGGCATTGAGCAGGTTGTAACCGCCCTTGAGAATGGCAAGATCCTGCTTCTGGATCTCCTTCGTCTCCTCCCGTTCCCGCTCGATGATGTCCTGAACAGCCTTGACGATGGTTGTCGGAGTAATACCGTGCTCCTCATTGTAGGCTGACTGGATGGCCCGTCTTCGATTCGTCTCACCGATTGCCTCTTCCATCGCAGAACTCATGCGGTCGGCGTACATAATAACTCTTCCCTCGGAATTTCGGGCCGCCCGTCCGATGATTTGAATCAAGGATGTGGTCGATCGCAGGAATCCAATCTTGTCCGCATCGAGAATGGCGATCAGAGAAACCTCAGGCAGGTCCAATCCTTCCCTGAGTAGGTTGATGCCCACCAGGACGTCAAACACTCCGAGTCGGAGGTCCCTGAGGATCTCCACCCTTTCGATGGTATCGATTTCCGAATGCAAGTATCGGACTTTCAAGCCCAGGGAGGCGAAGTAATCGGTCAAATCCTCACTCATCTTCTTTGTCAGGGTTGTGACCAAAACACGCTGCTTCTTGACTATTACTTTACGGATCTCTCCATACAGATTCTCCATCTGCCCTTCGGTGGGACGAACATCAATCTCTGGGTCGAGCAACCCGGTGGGTCTGATAACCTGCTCGACGATTCTTTCACTCTGGGCAAGTTCACTCTTTCCGGGTGTCGCAGAGACATAGATGCGCTGCTGCACCACCTTTTCAAACTCGGCAGCCTTCAGGGGCCTGTTGTCCAGTGCGGAGGGCAGTCTGAAACCGTAGTTGACTAAATTGAGCTTTCGCGATCTGTCTCCCTCATACATAGCTCCGACCTGTGGAAGGGTGACATGCGACTCGTCGATGAAGGTGATAAAATCCGGGGGAAAGTAATCCAGCAGCACAGCAGGACGTTCTCCCGCCTTGCGGTCGGACAAGGGACGGGAGTAATTCTCGATACCCGAACAGTAGCCGATTTCCTCCAGCATCTCCAGATCATACTCAACCCTGGTCTTGATCCGTTCCGCTTCGAGAGGCTTTCCCATACTGTTGAAATACTCAACCTGGTCCTCCATCTCACTGCGAATACGCCCGATGGCCGCCCTGACCTGTTCGGGCGGCATGACAAACTGCTTTGCAGGGTAGAGGGTATAACTGTCCACCATCTCCTGCTTCTCCCCTGAAACGGGATCGAACCATTGGATGGAGGCTATCTCATCCCAATCCACACTGATTCTCACCGCATTCTCCAGATAGGATGGACATATTTCAATGATATCGCCTTTCACGCGGAAAGCACCTCGCTTAAGAATGGCATCGTTGCGCTCATACTGCATTCTCACCAGCTTCTCAAGTACATCACGATGTTCGAACTGGTCGCCTGTATTGAAGGTATGCACCATATCGCGAACGGAAACGGGGTTGGCCAGACCAAAAATACAGGAGACCGTCGCCACTACAATGACATCGCGACGCTCCATCAAGGAGAAGGAGGCCGAGAGCCTGAGCCGGTCGATCTCCTGGTTGATGTCGGCATCCTTCTCTATGTAGAGATCCTTGCCAGGAACATACGCTTCCGGCTGATAATAATCATAGGTTGAGACGAAGTACTCGACTGCATTCTCCGGAAAGAACGATTTGAACTCCCGATAGAGCTGGGCGGCCAAAGTCTTATTGTGGGAAAGCACCAACGTTGGACGCTGCACCTGTTCGATGATCTTGGCCATCGTATAGGTCTTGCCGCTTCCTGTGACACCCTTGAGGGTCTGAAAGAAGTCTCCCTGTTCCAGGCCTTTACTCAAAGCCTCGATGGCCTGAGCCTGGTCTCCTGAAGGATCGTATGAGGAAACCACCTTGAAGCGCTTGTTCTGATACGAGACATCACCATGAATATTGGTGACCGACTCCCCTCCCCACCGTTCATCTACTCTGACTTCTTCCATATTATCGTACCAATGCGCTTACATGCTGCGCTGTTCGTTCAATGAGTTCGACATGCATCTGTTTGGACTCACCCTTGCGATTCACCGTTACGCTCACCTTCTGGCCGCTTTTGAGCGGCAACAGGGCGAGGTAGAGGTCGTTCAGGTCTTCCACTACTTCACCGTTGACAGCGGTTATTATATCACCGCCCAGATATATCACACTTGAGCCGTATTGGACCATCTGATTTCCCCCTCTCAAGCCGGCCTTGTCGGCAAACCCTCCACTGACCACCTGGCTGACAAGAACACCCTTCTCAACCGAAAGCTTTGCGTATGCCACCAATTGGGGGGAAAGTTGGACAGCCGCCAAGTCGAGCCAGCCACGGCTTACCTTGCCCAGCTTGATTAAATCGGGAATGACGGCGATGGCCGTATCAATGGGAATTGCAAAGTTTAAACCTTGTGAGCTGCCGGTGGTTGAATAGATGGTGCTGTTGATCCCTATGACCTCACCCCGTCCATTGAGCAGCGGTCCGCCGCTGTTTCCCGGGTTTATCGAGGCGTCTGTCTGGATGGCATTCATGATGATCTTTCCATCACTGGTACGAACGGGTCTGTTCAATCCGCTGACCACCCCGACGGTCAACGTTCGGTCGTACCCGAAAGGATTGCCGATGGCAATGACCTTCTGCCCGATCTTGAGTTCCTCACTGGTACCCAAGGTGATGGGTTTGAGCACTACATCCTTCTCAACATTGATTTTAATAACTGCCAAGTCATCCTCGCTGTCGATACCGACCAGTTTGGCCGTGTAGCTGCGGTTGTTATACAGACCCACCTTCAAACTGGCAGCCTTCTCGACAACATGGGCATTGGTAAGGATGTATCCATCGGTAGAGAGGATGATTCCACTACCGGTGCCTTTCGCTGGAAGAACATCCATGAATGCATTGACCTGCGCCTCGGCGATCGTCGTGATATGGACCACACTCTTGTTTACATTCTCATAGACGCTGATGGTCTGCTTTTCGTCTGCGCTGTAGACCCATGAACGCTCATCGCCTTCGAAGATGAGAAGGCCTTCCTCGCCATGGAAGATATTTGCCACAGGAACTCCCGATAAAGAGAGAAGCCCTTCCACCCCCTGATTCTCCACAACCCCTTTCAGGACCTCAGCAAGGTCTTTCTTGCGCTTGTCCTCACTGATGGAGTTTGTCCATCGAATCAAGATGTAGGCAAAGACTATACTAGCCGTTCCAATAAGAATGGCCAGCAGTATTCTAATGACTCTCATGCGTGTAGTTCGGAGCATGTCCCTAGTGTACTTCCAAAGGGGGAGCTAGGCAACTACAGGCTGGACAGGAGCGTCTGAACTTCCTCTTTTGTCGGCGGGTCACACCCTCGGCGTGAGCAGTTTATTGCACTTGCAGCGCTCGCCCAACGCAAGGCATCCTTGATCAAGTGCTCATCCAGCTCACCAAGTGTTGGCAGAGCCCAATCCGAGCCGAAGCAATCGCGCTCATGCAAATACGAGAGCAGTGCACCGCTGAAAGTGTCGCCTGCCCCGACGGTATCGATGACTGGCAGATCGATGATCGGCATACTGACTTCTCCACCCTCGGCAGTGAACCATATGCTGCCTCCCCTGCCCAACGTCAAGATTATATGCGCACTGTATTCGGCGGCAAGTTTCCTGGCAAGTTTTTTGACATCCTGATGAGGATGGAGATAGGCAAGGTCCTCGTCGCTGAGCTTTATCAATGAGGCGAGGGAGAATGCCTCTTCCATGCGCTCAAGATATGCCTGTCGATCGTCGATCACCGCCGGTCGCACATTGGGGTCGAGGAATATGATGGGACGAGGTTCGTACTCCTTCAAGGCTGCCAGGATGGCATGACAACCCGGCTCAAGAGCCAGGACGAGAGAGCCGATATGAACCACCCTGAGGTCGGTGTGCTCTTGCATGACTGCAAGAAGTTCGTCCTTGTCCAAGGAGACCGGAGCCGAGTTTTTCCAATAAAAAGCGTAGGAGGCCTTCTTCTGTTCATCCAACGAAGCAAAGGCCAACAGAGAAGGTTGCTTTGCCGCACAGAGAGCGGGATCGAACATCACTCGGTTGTCAACCAGATGCTCCAAGATCCTCATGCCGAACATATCGTTGGAAAGCTTCCCGATGAAGCCGACGGGAGAACCTTGCAAGGAAGCTGCTGTAGCAGCATTGAGGCCGCACCCACCTACGTGCGAATCGAAACTGACCGTTGCAAGCTTCGACGGCTTGGAAATAAAATCTATCAAGGCTTCCCCGATGACACCTATCATACCATTCTCTCCTATAGGTAGCGTTTCTTCTCCTGCCCGATGACTCCGGCAAAGATTTGCACATACTGCTTGGCAGGGCTCATTGAAATCTTAGGCAGTAATACTTCCTCGATCTGGAAGAAGCCCACATCGCTGGACATTTGCACATCGATGAGAATCGGAGGCCCCTCACCCTTGCTGATGGTCACTTTCTCGATGGAGTTCGCCGAATACTTGTGAATGTCCCCGGTCTTCGGACTCGTGTTGATGCTCATCGGAATGCGGGCCCTCCCCTTTTCCATATCACAGCCGTCGGCGACCAGCAACAGTCCTGCTTCCAAGGAGTGGATTTTTCTATTCGCCATATGACCCAACACCCCTTCAGTCGCTATCGACATTATTGCAATGCGACGACTCAGTGAGGAGGGAAGTACGACTTGCAGCAGGCGGTCCATGATCGGCCTGGCAATGACCAGTCCTGTCAACTCGTGTTCGGACCTGCCGACGCTCATCCCCAAGTCATGAAGAAAGGCTGCAAGCAACAAAGCGCACAGGCTGTCCTCGTGGCTTCCTGCCTCTTCGATCTCCAATGACGTCTTGACTCCATCCTGTTTCAACAACGACAACATCTTCACGACATTCACCGCCACCTGGCGCATATGCACCGGGCCGTGGTCGTTGTAGTTCAGTCGCTTGATCGAGACACTGTTCGCGTAGTCCTGAATAGCCTCGATCTCCGGGTCGCTTATCAAGAGCTTCGCCAGCGCATGGCTGTCCGATCCCTCTGTAAGCAAGGATAGCAGGTGTCGTTCCAGATGATGCTCTTTTGGTGACTTCATACCATAAGACTACAACAACTTCCGAACAACGGAAAGAGTCAGTGGATAAAATGAGACAAACTGCCTATACTACAGCAATGAGACGAATCACAATGCGAGACTTTCGCTGGATGGGCAGACCCTTGGTCTGGGAAAAGGACTATCGAAGCGTGAAACTGGAAGTGCAAGCGCACATGGGATTGCCGTACGGGCCCCTGCTGTTGGCGGTAAGCGATGAATCATTCGACTTTGAGGCGACAGTGAACGTCCCCCAGAAGGGTGGGTTTGCCGGCCTGTGCGTTTATCATCTGGACTCGACGTATGCAGCAGTCGGCCTTAACCGTGAAGCGATGGAAATCCATACGACCATTGCAGGTTCTCACAACAGGAGCATCATCGCCCGAACTTTTGAATGTGAAGAGGTTACCTGGCTTCTGAGACGCAGCTTGTCTCATCTGGACATAGGGTATCGACGTGGTGAGGATGAAGCAGTCTGGGTCGGCAGCTTCCAGCTTCCGGGCCTCGAGAAATCCATCAGCTTCGGCCCTTACTTTGCCAACGAAACCGATCATCCCATGCCAGGCTGGATGCATTCAATACGGTACAGCAAAGAGAGCTGACCTCTACTGGTTCAAGTGATGCTCTTATGCTACTATGAGCTATCTCCAAACGAGCCCCTTTGGAAGGGCATAAGGAAGGATCTGTCATGGACGAACGTACTGAGGAGAAGACTCCCCTCAATTTTCTTGAGCGAATCATCGAGGACGACCTTGCAAACGGCAGGGTTCCCGACAACACCATAGTAACCCGGTTCCCA
Proteins encoded:
- a CDS encoding ABC transporter ATP-binding protein; its protein translation is MADNGLSCSLKASYQDFNLDVSFSVKSGELACIIGPSGCGKSTTLQLIAGLLPLNTGQLVLNGRDIAHTSVHERQIAMVFQDYALFPHMSVEQNIAYPLKIRKVGRVKRKEKITRLLSMVALEGYQKRKSQELSGGERQRVALARALASEPKLLLLDEPLSALDAKLRKHLREEIRRIHDETGITTLYVTHDQEEALSIADRIIVMHEGRVMQEGTGEQIYNEPANIFVATFMGEGNTLPYSIIPKTLVNTGGVTPFVFKPKEGKHTIFFRPEEVLVQDNKNLPLAEYLVHLQFKQAEVVSCEFQGDHYRLVCNWEGYAIISHCSHRPQAKTVTLGVRIKHIREYIDGESVKKTLLPSVGE
- a CDS encoding caspase family protein, which produces MGDVYVISIGIDYKNNLDSKNNVYKTDDLDGTIPDAKEIFHTIMKISERAKQPWKGYLLLQEGAAYDPVTLGTYEGEGIGKTNYASKAHLLQTLATIQNQATHNDLTILTYSGHGVDKTGEMVMAHTDADGYVPSIEALLVTPNELLTAMGKIDGRKLIILDSCVSGVFVPESESSLSTVLVNGIDDWYAKFWEGSGYNLPDLYVLTASALADSYEDPDSTDHSHGVFTITLLEALGWNHPHGVDISTIEPGTPPALRGSVITVDSLYTYIKKNQDLPIRWNILKPSQEYQHPLVSGGAMDMVLFRF
- a CDS encoding caspase family protein; the protein is MHMKHLLILPIILLFLGCELVYQHPEPGAFTHVAIGLNYRGTNANALAGTINDAREQEEAFTSLFSDRHPSSYLMLQEGTSDGSYDDVSSPLLPTKERVRKIISSLVAAQQAQDILLITYSGHGMEDGSWVLAPETASGTIFLDASTVDPFLLLSVDELFALLAPAAGTTLLIIDSCYAGNFVQQSGSSVSLIDLRPIFADAYETYFSKEKYKNRTFVMAATTADNTSKEPIGGSHIHGYFTEALLGALGWDEETQSLAPDKSSLSMDNLYRYIMENQRIKLTGTYQAFYQHPTISGGPLDLVLRQEVN
- the uvrB gene encoding excinuclease ABC subunit UvrB, whose protein sequence is MEEVRVDERWGGESVTNIHGDVSYQNKRFKVVSSYDPSGDQAQAIEALSKGLEQGDFFQTLKGVTGSGKTYTMAKIIEQVQRPTLVLSHNKTLAAQLYREFKSFFPENAVEYFVSTYDYYQPEAYVPGKDLYIEKDADINQEIDRLRLSASFSLMERRDVIVVATVSCIFGLANPVSVRDMVHTFNTGDQFEHRDVLEKLVRMQYERNDAILKRGAFRVKGDIIEICPSYLENAVRISVDWDEIASIQWFDPVSGEKQEMVDSYTLYPAKQFVMPPEQVRAAIGRIRSEMEDQVEYFNSMGKPLEAERIKTRVEYDLEMLEEIGYCSGIENYSRPLSDRKAGERPAVLLDYFPPDFITFIDESHVTLPQVGAMYEGDRSRKLNLVNYGFRLPSALDNRPLKAAEFEKVVQQRIYVSATPGKSELAQSERIVEQVIRPTGLLDPEIDVRPTEGQMENLYGEIRKVIVKKQRVLVTTLTKKMSEDLTDYFASLGLKVRYLHSEIDTIERVEILRDLRLGVFDVLVGINLLREGLDLPEVSLIAILDADKIGFLRSTTSLIQIIGRAARNSEGRVIMYADRMSSAMEEAIGETNRRRAIQSAYNEEHGITPTTIVKAVQDIIEREREETKEIQKQDLAILKGGYNLLNANDRKKYIKALEKEMLEAAKNLEFERAAIIRDEIVAIREGQFTS
- a CDS encoding S1C family serine protease translates to MLRTTRMRVIRILLAILIGTASIVFAYILIRWTNSISEDKRKKDLAEVLKGVVENQGVEGLLSLSGVPVANIFHGEEGLLIFEGDERSWVYSADEKQTISVYENVNKSVVHITTIAEAQVNAFMDVLPAKGTGSGIILSTDGYILTNAHVVEKAASLKVGLYNNRSYTAKLVGIDSEDDLAVIKINVEKDVVLKPITLGTSEELKIGQKVIAIGNPFGYDRTLTVGVVSGLNRPVRTSDGKIIMNAIQTDASINPGNSGGPLLNGRGEVIGINSTIYSTTGSSQGLNFAIPIDTAIAVIPDLIKLGKVSRGWLDLAAVQLSPQLVAYAKLSVEKGVLVSQVVSGGFADKAGLRGGNQMVQYGSSVIYLGGDIITAVNGEVVEDLNDLYLALLPLKSGQKVSVTVNRKGESKQMHVELIERTAQHVSALVR
- a CDS encoding carbohydrate kinase family protein — protein: MIGVIGEALIDFISKPSKLATVSFDSHVGGCGLNAATAASLQGSPVGFIGKLSNDMFGMRILEHLVDNRVMFDPALCAAKQPSLLAFASLDEQKKASYAFYWKNSAPVSLDKDELLAVMQEHTDLRVVHIGSLVLALEPGCHAILAALKEYEPRPIIFLDPNVRPAVIDDRQAYLERMEEAFSLASLIKLSDEDLAYLHPHQDVKKLARKLAAEYSAHIILTLGRGGSIWFTAEGGEVSMPIIDLPVIDTVGAGDTFSGALLSYLHERDCFGSDWALPTLGELDEHLIKDALRWASAASAINCSRRGCDPPTKEEVQTLLSSL
- a CDS encoding phosphohydrolase, translating into MKSPKEHHLERHLLSLLTEGSDSHALAKLLISDPEIEAIQDYANSVSIKRLNYNDHGPVHMRQVAVNVVKMLSLLKQDGVKTSLEIEEAGSHEDSLCALLLAAFLHDLGMSVGRSEHELTGLVIARPIMDRLLQVVLPSSLSRRIAIMSIATEGVLGHMANRKIHSLEAGLLLVADGCDMEKGRARIPMSINTSPKTGDIHKYSANSIEKVTISKGEGPPILIDVQMSSDVGFFQIEEVLLPKISMSPAKQYVQIFAGVIGQEKKRYL